One genomic segment of Mangifera indica cultivar Alphonso chromosome 6, CATAS_Mindica_2.1, whole genome shotgun sequence includes these proteins:
- the LOC123219102 gene encoding katanin p80 WD40 repeat-containing subunit B1 homolog KTN80.2-like isoform X2, producing MAKRGYKLQEFVAHSANVNCLSIGKKSCRLLITGGDDHNVNLWAIGKPSSLMSLCGHISPVESLAFDSAEVLVLAGASAGVIKLWDLEEAKMVRTLAGHRSSCTAVQFHPFGEFFASGSMDTNLRIWDIRKKGCIHTYKGHTRGISTIRFTPDGRWVVSGGFDNVVKVWDLTAGKLLHDFKFHEGQIRSIDFHPLEFLLATGSADRTVKFWDLETFELIGSSRPETTGVCSIIFHPDGRTIFSGLEDSLKVYSWEPVICHDAVDMGWSTLSDLCINDGKLLGCSFYENSVGVWVADVSHIEPYGSGVPDQNDYTEKKINPLGTHSLGKVGTGIRSTSSLCCRSPDYDTKEIKTIYVDTTGGKPMASLKVGSLESPKIVLPVDSKEITDLQAEKQNTAKDSLEKFNVQALIKSSVVPSIVPSESPAGKDSANSGKESITFSKTKPGMLLRPAHVRRPSVNKVETEKLSTPVESGSFSSMNGDMDCAKDPNFQTRLLSSDGALKSVEKDSDIKSSTEKIQKVVSLQGHLNQENFAVVRGRTRSLVERFERREGFNTNDDQAANITPQRTVISNEDQATIITPSLRLSNNEDQAPKVTPEMRIDSNTDQTTSTITHVRFQNDEGQTTKTTSPVRFKNSEDQFTTSPPVGFNDSEDLTTNATSPAGFRNSEDRTTNTSPLGSFMNREDQMTNTTSSGRFVSCEDQMTNSTPPGRSKNSEDQVASATPGRFKNSLNQVASTTPPVRFKKSENQAANTTLSVRFKKSEDKPTKAIPRMRFKNNGDQPTNTTPYMRFKNNEEKAANMSPNMRYRNNGEQATILSSHLMVEADKRPTNLNREPQIPGRDTTPANDGEVIENLMHTHDVFISTLRSRLTKLQVIRHFWERNDIKGAIGAMMKLPDHSVQADIISILMEKMETLNLDLFLCLLPVLVGLLDSKMERHANISLEMLLKLVAVFGPMIRATVSAPPAVGVDLHLEQRRECCKQCFVHLQKVQKILPDLVRRGGLLAKSATELNLVLQES from the exons ATGGCCAAGCGAGGATATAAGCTGC AGGAATTTGTGGCGCATTCAGCGAACGTGAATTGTCTAAGTATTGGGAAGAAATCATGTCGGCTTCTCATAACTGGTGGGGATGATCACAACGTCAATCTTTGGGCGATTGGGAAACCCTCTTCTTTAATG AGCCTATGTGGTCATATAAGTCCAGTTGAATCATTAGCTTTTGATTCAGCTGAAGTGTTGGTGCTTGCTGGAGCTTCTGCTGGTGTGATAAAGCTGTGGGATTTGGAAGAAGCAAAGA TGGTCCGCACTCTTGCCGGACATAGATCCAGTTGTACTGCTGTTCAGTTTCATCCATTTGGGGAATTCTTCGCTTCTGGGTCCATGGACACAAATTTAAGGATTTGGGATATCAGGAAGAAAGGATGCATTCACACATACAAAGGTCATACTCGAGGCATTAGTACTATCAGATTCACTCCTGATGGTCGCTGGGTAGTATCTGGTGGATTTGATAATGTAGTAAAG GTGTGGGATCTTACGGCTGGCAAACTCTTGCATGACTTTAAGTTTCATGAAGGGCAAATTAGATCCATAGACTTCCATCCCCTTGAGTTTCTCCTGGCCACAG GTTCAGCAGACAGAACTGTGAAATTCTGGGATTTGGAAACCTTTGAACTGATTGGATCTTCCAGACCTGAG ACTACTGGAGTTTGTTCAATTATCTTTCATCCAGATGGGAGGACCATATTTTCTGGTTTGGAAGATAGTTTGAAG GTCTATTCATGGGAACCAGTTATATGTCATGATGCTGTTGATATGGGATGGTCAACACTCAGTGATCTCTGCATTAACGATGGAAAGCTTTTGGGATGTTCCTTCTATGAAAATTCTGTTGGAGTTTGGGTAGCAGATGTTTCG CATATTGAGCCATATGGATCTGGTGTACCTGATCAAAATGACTACacagagaagaaaattaatCCCTTGGGAACTCATTCTTTGGGGAAAGTAGGGACTGGCATTAGATCCACTTCCAGTTTGTGCTGCAGGTCTCCTGATTATGACACAAAGGAGATCAAGACAATATATGTGGACA CTACTGGTGGAAAACCTATGGCTTCCCTTAAAGTTGGGTCTTTGGAATCTCCAAAAATTGTACTCCCTGTGGATTCCAAGGAAATCACTGATCTGCAAGCAGAGAAGCAGAATACTGCAAAAGATTCACTGGAAAAATTTAATGTGCAAGCACTTATTAAATCTTCTGTTGTTCCTAGTATTGTACCTTCTGAGAGTCCTGCTGGGAAAGACTCTGCCAATTCTGGCAAAGAATCTATTACCTTTTCTAAGACAAAACCTGGTATGCTGCTCAGGCCGGCTCATGTACGGAGGCCTTCAGTTAACAAAGTTGAAACTGAAAAGCTGTCTACACCTGTTGAATCTGGAAGTTTTAGTAGCATGAATGGTGATATGGACTGTGCAAAGGATCCAAACTTCCAAACTCGGCTTCTGTCATCAGATGGAGCATTAAAATCTGTTGAAAAGGACTCTGATATCAAGAGTTCTACGGAGAAGATTCAAAAAGTTGTATCCCTGCAAGGACATTTGAATCAAGAAAACT TTGCTGTTGTACGGGGAAGGACACGCTCTCTAGTGGAGAGGTTTGAAAGAAGAGAGGGATTTAATACCAATGATGATCAAGCAGCTAATATCACTCCCCAGAGGACTGTTATTAGCAATGAAGACCAAGCAACAATTATCACACCTAGCTTGAGACTCAGTAACAATGAAGATCAAGCACCTAAGGTTACCCCTGAAATGAGAATTGATAGCAATACAGATCAAACAACTAGCACTATCACTCATGTGAGATTTCAAAACGATGAAGGTCAAACAACTAAGACTACGTCTCCTGTGAGATTTAAGAACAGTGAAGATCAATTCACTACTTCACCACCAGTGGGATTTAATGACAGTGAAGATCTAACAACTAATGCTACCTCTCCAGCGGGATTTAGGAACAGTGAAGATCGAACAACTAATACTTCCCCTCTAGGGAGTTTTATGAACAGGGAAGATCAAATGACTAATACTACCTCTTCTGGGAGATTTGTGAGCTGTGAAGATCAAATGACTAATTCTACCCCTCCTGGGAGATCTAAGAACAGTGAAGATCAAGTGGCTAGTGCTACTCCTGGAAGATTTAAGAACAGTCTAAATCAAGTGGCTAGTACTACCCCTCCTGTGAGATTCAAGAAAAGTGAAAACCAAGCAGCTAATACAACCCTTTCTGTGAGATTTAAGAAAAGTGAAGATAAACCAACTAAGGCCATCCCTCGTATGAGGTTTAAGAACAATGGAGATCAACCAACAAACACAACTCCTTACATGAGATTTAAGAACAATGAAGAGAAGGCAGCTAATATGTCTCCCAATATGAGATATAGGAACAATGGAGAACAAGCAACGATTTTAAGCTCTCACCTGATGGTTGAAGCCGACAAAAGACCCACCAATCTG AATCGAGAACCTCAAATTCCAGGAAGGGATACAACCCCTGCAAATGATGGGGaagttattgaaaatttgatgCACACTCATGATGTATTTATAAGTACTCTTCGGTCTCGCTTGACAAAATTACAG GTGATTCGACATTTTTGGGAAAGAAATGACATTAAAGGTGCCATAGGTGCTATGATGAAGCTTCCAGATCATTCT GTGCAAGCTGATATAATCAGTATCCTGATGGAGAAAATGGAGACTCTCAACttagatttatttttgtgcttGCTTCCTGTGCTTGTTGGTTTACTTGACAGCAAGATGGAAAG GCATGCAAACATCTCACTGGAGATGCTTCTGAAGCTTGTAGCAGTATTTGGCCCAATGATACGTGCAACCGTTTCAGCACCTCCTGCCGTCGGTGTTGATCTTCACCTGGAGCAAAG GCGAGAATGCTGCAAACAATGTTTTGTACATCTTCAGAAGGTCCAGAAAATTCTTCCTGATCTTGTAAG GAGGGGTGGTTTGCTGGCAAAGAGTGCTACAGAATTGAACTTGGTTCTTCAAGAATCATAG
- the LOC123219102 gene encoding katanin p80 WD40 repeat-containing subunit B1 homolog KTN80.2-like isoform X3, whose translation MDTNLRIWDIRKKGCIHTYKGHTRGISTIRFTPDGRWVVSGGFDNVVKVWDLTAGKLLHDFKFHEGQIRSIDFHPLEFLLATGSADRTVKFWDLETFELIGSSRPETTGVCSIIFHPDGRTIFSGLEDSLKVYSWEPVICHDAVDMGWSTLSDLCINDGKLLGCSFYENSVGVWVADVSHIEPYGSGVPDQNDYTEKKINPLGTHSLGKVGTGIRSTSSLCCRSPDYDTKEIKTIYVDTTGGKPMASLKVGSLESPKIVLPVDSKEITDLQAEKQNTAKDSLEKFNVQALIKSSVVPSIVPSESPAGKDSANSGKESITFSKTKPGMLLRPAHVRRPSVNKVETEKLSTPVESGSFSSMNGDMDCAKDPNFQTRLLSSDGALKSVEKDSDIKSSTEKIQKVVSLQGHLNQENCDETLNHSKETHSIKYVNGVAVVRGRTRSLVERFERREGFNTNDDQAANITPQRTVISNEDQATIITPSLRLSNNEDQAPKVTPEMRIDSNTDQTTSTITHVRFQNDEGQTTKTTSPVRFKNSEDQFTTSPPVGFNDSEDLTTNATSPAGFRNSEDRTTNTSPLGSFMNREDQMTNTTSSGRFVSCEDQMTNSTPPGRSKNSEDQVASATPGRFKNSLNQVASTTPPVRFKKSENQAANTTLSVRFKKSEDKPTKAIPRMRFKNNGDQPTNTTPYMRFKNNEEKAANMSPNMRYRNNGEQATILSSHLMVEADKRPTNLNREPQIPGRDTTPANDGEVIENLMHTHDVFISTLRSRLTKLQVIRHFWERNDIKGAIGAMMKLPDHSVQADIISILMEKMETLNLDLFLCLLPVLVGLLDSKMERHANISLEMLLKLVAVFGPMIRATVSAPPAVGVDLHLEQRRECCKQCFVHLQKVQKILPDLVRRGGLLAKSATELNLVLQES comes from the exons ATGGACACAAATTTAAGGATTTGGGATATCAGGAAGAAAGGATGCATTCACACATACAAAGGTCATACTCGAGGCATTAGTACTATCAGATTCACTCCTGATGGTCGCTGGGTAGTATCTGGTGGATTTGATAATGTAGTAAAG GTGTGGGATCTTACGGCTGGCAAACTCTTGCATGACTTTAAGTTTCATGAAGGGCAAATTAGATCCATAGACTTCCATCCCCTTGAGTTTCTCCTGGCCACAG GTTCAGCAGACAGAACTGTGAAATTCTGGGATTTGGAAACCTTTGAACTGATTGGATCTTCCAGACCTGAG ACTACTGGAGTTTGTTCAATTATCTTTCATCCAGATGGGAGGACCATATTTTCTGGTTTGGAAGATAGTTTGAAG GTCTATTCATGGGAACCAGTTATATGTCATGATGCTGTTGATATGGGATGGTCAACACTCAGTGATCTCTGCATTAACGATGGAAAGCTTTTGGGATGTTCCTTCTATGAAAATTCTGTTGGAGTTTGGGTAGCAGATGTTTCG CATATTGAGCCATATGGATCTGGTGTACCTGATCAAAATGACTACacagagaagaaaattaatCCCTTGGGAACTCATTCTTTGGGGAAAGTAGGGACTGGCATTAGATCCACTTCCAGTTTGTGCTGCAGGTCTCCTGATTATGACACAAAGGAGATCAAGACAATATATGTGGACA CTACTGGTGGAAAACCTATGGCTTCCCTTAAAGTTGGGTCTTTGGAATCTCCAAAAATTGTACTCCCTGTGGATTCCAAGGAAATCACTGATCTGCAAGCAGAGAAGCAGAATACTGCAAAAGATTCACTGGAAAAATTTAATGTGCAAGCACTTATTAAATCTTCTGTTGTTCCTAGTATTGTACCTTCTGAGAGTCCTGCTGGGAAAGACTCTGCCAATTCTGGCAAAGAATCTATTACCTTTTCTAAGACAAAACCTGGTATGCTGCTCAGGCCGGCTCATGTACGGAGGCCTTCAGTTAACAAAGTTGAAACTGAAAAGCTGTCTACACCTGTTGAATCTGGAAGTTTTAGTAGCATGAATGGTGATATGGACTGTGCAAAGGATCCAAACTTCCAAACTCGGCTTCTGTCATCAGATGGAGCATTAAAATCTGTTGAAAAGGACTCTGATATCAAGAGTTCTACGGAGAAGATTCAAAAAGTTGTATCCCTGCAAGGACATTTGAATCAAGAAAACT GTGATGAAACTCTTAATCACAGCAAAGAAACTCACTCTATTAAATATGTCAATGGAG TTGCTGTTGTACGGGGAAGGACACGCTCTCTAGTGGAGAGGTTTGAAAGAAGAGAGGGATTTAATACCAATGATGATCAAGCAGCTAATATCACTCCCCAGAGGACTGTTATTAGCAATGAAGACCAAGCAACAATTATCACACCTAGCTTGAGACTCAGTAACAATGAAGATCAAGCACCTAAGGTTACCCCTGAAATGAGAATTGATAGCAATACAGATCAAACAACTAGCACTATCACTCATGTGAGATTTCAAAACGATGAAGGTCAAACAACTAAGACTACGTCTCCTGTGAGATTTAAGAACAGTGAAGATCAATTCACTACTTCACCACCAGTGGGATTTAATGACAGTGAAGATCTAACAACTAATGCTACCTCTCCAGCGGGATTTAGGAACAGTGAAGATCGAACAACTAATACTTCCCCTCTAGGGAGTTTTATGAACAGGGAAGATCAAATGACTAATACTACCTCTTCTGGGAGATTTGTGAGCTGTGAAGATCAAATGACTAATTCTACCCCTCCTGGGAGATCTAAGAACAGTGAAGATCAAGTGGCTAGTGCTACTCCTGGAAGATTTAAGAACAGTCTAAATCAAGTGGCTAGTACTACCCCTCCTGTGAGATTCAAGAAAAGTGAAAACCAAGCAGCTAATACAACCCTTTCTGTGAGATTTAAGAAAAGTGAAGATAAACCAACTAAGGCCATCCCTCGTATGAGGTTTAAGAACAATGGAGATCAACCAACAAACACAACTCCTTACATGAGATTTAAGAACAATGAAGAGAAGGCAGCTAATATGTCTCCCAATATGAGATATAGGAACAATGGAGAACAAGCAACGATTTTAAGCTCTCACCTGATGGTTGAAGCCGACAAAAGACCCACCAATCTG AATCGAGAACCTCAAATTCCAGGAAGGGATACAACCCCTGCAAATGATGGGGaagttattgaaaatttgatgCACACTCATGATGTATTTATAAGTACTCTTCGGTCTCGCTTGACAAAATTACAG GTGATTCGACATTTTTGGGAAAGAAATGACATTAAAGGTGCCATAGGTGCTATGATGAAGCTTCCAGATCATTCT GTGCAAGCTGATATAATCAGTATCCTGATGGAGAAAATGGAGACTCTCAACttagatttatttttgtgcttGCTTCCTGTGCTTGTTGGTTTACTTGACAGCAAGATGGAAAG GCATGCAAACATCTCACTGGAGATGCTTCTGAAGCTTGTAGCAGTATTTGGCCCAATGATACGTGCAACCGTTTCAGCACCTCCTGCCGTCGGTGTTGATCTTCACCTGGAGCAAAG GCGAGAATGCTGCAAACAATGTTTTGTACATCTTCAGAAGGTCCAGAAAATTCTTCCTGATCTTGTAAG GAGGGGTGGTTTGCTGGCAAAGAGTGCTACAGAATTGAACTTGGTTCTTCAAGAATCATAG
- the LOC123219102 gene encoding katanin p80 WD40 repeat-containing subunit B1 homolog KTN80.2-like isoform X1 — MAKRGYKLQEFVAHSANVNCLSIGKKSCRLLITGGDDHNVNLWAIGKPSSLMSLCGHISPVESLAFDSAEVLVLAGASAGVIKLWDLEEAKMVRTLAGHRSSCTAVQFHPFGEFFASGSMDTNLRIWDIRKKGCIHTYKGHTRGISTIRFTPDGRWVVSGGFDNVVKVWDLTAGKLLHDFKFHEGQIRSIDFHPLEFLLATGSADRTVKFWDLETFELIGSSRPETTGVCSIIFHPDGRTIFSGLEDSLKVYSWEPVICHDAVDMGWSTLSDLCINDGKLLGCSFYENSVGVWVADVSHIEPYGSGVPDQNDYTEKKINPLGTHSLGKVGTGIRSTSSLCCRSPDYDTKEIKTIYVDTTGGKPMASLKVGSLESPKIVLPVDSKEITDLQAEKQNTAKDSLEKFNVQALIKSSVVPSIVPSESPAGKDSANSGKESITFSKTKPGMLLRPAHVRRPSVNKVETEKLSTPVESGSFSSMNGDMDCAKDPNFQTRLLSSDGALKSVEKDSDIKSSTEKIQKVVSLQGHLNQENCDETLNHSKETHSIKYVNGVAVVRGRTRSLVERFERREGFNTNDDQAANITPQRTVISNEDQATIITPSLRLSNNEDQAPKVTPEMRIDSNTDQTTSTITHVRFQNDEGQTTKTTSPVRFKNSEDQFTTSPPVGFNDSEDLTTNATSPAGFRNSEDRTTNTSPLGSFMNREDQMTNTTSSGRFVSCEDQMTNSTPPGRSKNSEDQVASATPGRFKNSLNQVASTTPPVRFKKSENQAANTTLSVRFKKSEDKPTKAIPRMRFKNNGDQPTNTTPYMRFKNNEEKAANMSPNMRYRNNGEQATILSSHLMVEADKRPTNLNREPQIPGRDTTPANDGEVIENLMHTHDVFISTLRSRLTKLQVIRHFWERNDIKGAIGAMMKLPDHSVQADIISILMEKMETLNLDLFLCLLPVLVGLLDSKMERHANISLEMLLKLVAVFGPMIRATVSAPPAVGVDLHLEQRRECCKQCFVHLQKVQKILPDLVRRGGLLAKSATELNLVLQES, encoded by the exons ATGGCCAAGCGAGGATATAAGCTGC AGGAATTTGTGGCGCATTCAGCGAACGTGAATTGTCTAAGTATTGGGAAGAAATCATGTCGGCTTCTCATAACTGGTGGGGATGATCACAACGTCAATCTTTGGGCGATTGGGAAACCCTCTTCTTTAATG AGCCTATGTGGTCATATAAGTCCAGTTGAATCATTAGCTTTTGATTCAGCTGAAGTGTTGGTGCTTGCTGGAGCTTCTGCTGGTGTGATAAAGCTGTGGGATTTGGAAGAAGCAAAGA TGGTCCGCACTCTTGCCGGACATAGATCCAGTTGTACTGCTGTTCAGTTTCATCCATTTGGGGAATTCTTCGCTTCTGGGTCCATGGACACAAATTTAAGGATTTGGGATATCAGGAAGAAAGGATGCATTCACACATACAAAGGTCATACTCGAGGCATTAGTACTATCAGATTCACTCCTGATGGTCGCTGGGTAGTATCTGGTGGATTTGATAATGTAGTAAAG GTGTGGGATCTTACGGCTGGCAAACTCTTGCATGACTTTAAGTTTCATGAAGGGCAAATTAGATCCATAGACTTCCATCCCCTTGAGTTTCTCCTGGCCACAG GTTCAGCAGACAGAACTGTGAAATTCTGGGATTTGGAAACCTTTGAACTGATTGGATCTTCCAGACCTGAG ACTACTGGAGTTTGTTCAATTATCTTTCATCCAGATGGGAGGACCATATTTTCTGGTTTGGAAGATAGTTTGAAG GTCTATTCATGGGAACCAGTTATATGTCATGATGCTGTTGATATGGGATGGTCAACACTCAGTGATCTCTGCATTAACGATGGAAAGCTTTTGGGATGTTCCTTCTATGAAAATTCTGTTGGAGTTTGGGTAGCAGATGTTTCG CATATTGAGCCATATGGATCTGGTGTACCTGATCAAAATGACTACacagagaagaaaattaatCCCTTGGGAACTCATTCTTTGGGGAAAGTAGGGACTGGCATTAGATCCACTTCCAGTTTGTGCTGCAGGTCTCCTGATTATGACACAAAGGAGATCAAGACAATATATGTGGACA CTACTGGTGGAAAACCTATGGCTTCCCTTAAAGTTGGGTCTTTGGAATCTCCAAAAATTGTACTCCCTGTGGATTCCAAGGAAATCACTGATCTGCAAGCAGAGAAGCAGAATACTGCAAAAGATTCACTGGAAAAATTTAATGTGCAAGCACTTATTAAATCTTCTGTTGTTCCTAGTATTGTACCTTCTGAGAGTCCTGCTGGGAAAGACTCTGCCAATTCTGGCAAAGAATCTATTACCTTTTCTAAGACAAAACCTGGTATGCTGCTCAGGCCGGCTCATGTACGGAGGCCTTCAGTTAACAAAGTTGAAACTGAAAAGCTGTCTACACCTGTTGAATCTGGAAGTTTTAGTAGCATGAATGGTGATATGGACTGTGCAAAGGATCCAAACTTCCAAACTCGGCTTCTGTCATCAGATGGAGCATTAAAATCTGTTGAAAAGGACTCTGATATCAAGAGTTCTACGGAGAAGATTCAAAAAGTTGTATCCCTGCAAGGACATTTGAATCAAGAAAACT GTGATGAAACTCTTAATCACAGCAAAGAAACTCACTCTATTAAATATGTCAATGGAG TTGCTGTTGTACGGGGAAGGACACGCTCTCTAGTGGAGAGGTTTGAAAGAAGAGAGGGATTTAATACCAATGATGATCAAGCAGCTAATATCACTCCCCAGAGGACTGTTATTAGCAATGAAGACCAAGCAACAATTATCACACCTAGCTTGAGACTCAGTAACAATGAAGATCAAGCACCTAAGGTTACCCCTGAAATGAGAATTGATAGCAATACAGATCAAACAACTAGCACTATCACTCATGTGAGATTTCAAAACGATGAAGGTCAAACAACTAAGACTACGTCTCCTGTGAGATTTAAGAACAGTGAAGATCAATTCACTACTTCACCACCAGTGGGATTTAATGACAGTGAAGATCTAACAACTAATGCTACCTCTCCAGCGGGATTTAGGAACAGTGAAGATCGAACAACTAATACTTCCCCTCTAGGGAGTTTTATGAACAGGGAAGATCAAATGACTAATACTACCTCTTCTGGGAGATTTGTGAGCTGTGAAGATCAAATGACTAATTCTACCCCTCCTGGGAGATCTAAGAACAGTGAAGATCAAGTGGCTAGTGCTACTCCTGGAAGATTTAAGAACAGTCTAAATCAAGTGGCTAGTACTACCCCTCCTGTGAGATTCAAGAAAAGTGAAAACCAAGCAGCTAATACAACCCTTTCTGTGAGATTTAAGAAAAGTGAAGATAAACCAACTAAGGCCATCCCTCGTATGAGGTTTAAGAACAATGGAGATCAACCAACAAACACAACTCCTTACATGAGATTTAAGAACAATGAAGAGAAGGCAGCTAATATGTCTCCCAATATGAGATATAGGAACAATGGAGAACAAGCAACGATTTTAAGCTCTCACCTGATGGTTGAAGCCGACAAAAGACCCACCAATCTG AATCGAGAACCTCAAATTCCAGGAAGGGATACAACCCCTGCAAATGATGGGGaagttattgaaaatttgatgCACACTCATGATGTATTTATAAGTACTCTTCGGTCTCGCTTGACAAAATTACAG GTGATTCGACATTTTTGGGAAAGAAATGACATTAAAGGTGCCATAGGTGCTATGATGAAGCTTCCAGATCATTCT GTGCAAGCTGATATAATCAGTATCCTGATGGAGAAAATGGAGACTCTCAACttagatttatttttgtgcttGCTTCCTGTGCTTGTTGGTTTACTTGACAGCAAGATGGAAAG GCATGCAAACATCTCACTGGAGATGCTTCTGAAGCTTGTAGCAGTATTTGGCCCAATGATACGTGCAACCGTTTCAGCACCTCCTGCCGTCGGTGTTGATCTTCACCTGGAGCAAAG GCGAGAATGCTGCAAACAATGTTTTGTACATCTTCAGAAGGTCCAGAAAATTCTTCCTGATCTTGTAAG GAGGGGTGGTTTGCTGGCAAAGAGTGCTACAGAATTGAACTTGGTTCTTCAAGAATCATAG